One segment of Saprospiraceae bacterium DNA contains the following:
- a CDS encoding TonB-dependent receptor, with protein sequence MRGSLTDVESQLPLAFATVTLFSLPDSAAVTGAITDDDGIFEMQAKPGTYFLRAQFLSYRTKYVWDINLATDTDLGTILLSSDANTLDEVIIRAEKSQVQFDLDKKVYNVGKDLVNKGGTAAEVLDNVPSVTVDVEGNVSLRGSESVRILIDGRPSGLVSFGSNGLRNLPANMIDRVEVITNPSARYEAEGMAGIINIVLKKEQQRGLNGSFDLTVGQPDEYGATFNLNYRRNKLNLFSNYGIRYRNSPGSGSQYQEFYADNTTFITEQTSRRMRGGLSNSARFGADYYITPKDIFTTAFSWQYSDQLNTNVIEYRDYLNSLNNPTGITRRTDNETETEPNLEYSLTYKKIFQGKGHELTADFRYQDNTETEKSDFREVYFSPDWQPSGRPDLLQRSLNKEGEFNRVLQVDYVRPMGKEGKFEAGARAGLRDIRNDFLVETLEDATWLPLPGLSNNVLYDENIYAVYGMMGNKANRFSWQGGLRVETSDVKTELLQTNEINARPLYTNLFPSAHLGYDLFNENTLQISYSRRIRRPHFRELNPFTTFSDARNYWGGNPNLEPEYTDAYEIGHLKRWEKGSLNSSVYYRFTTNVIERIRTQLSDTSAITRPFNLSQRNDFGLEFTGSYEPFRIWKLNGNLNFFRSITDGELEGQQFNADTYTWFGRLNSRLTILKKIDLQTTFNYRAPRQTTQGRAKALYHLDLGASMDFLNNNGTLTLSVRDLFNTRRWRGITSGADFYTENDFQWRARQVNLTFSYRLNKAKERAKEREHDGGGGEY encoded by the coding sequence TTGAGAGGTTCCCTTACCGATGTCGAATCGCAACTCCCACTCGCTTTTGCCACCGTCACGCTTTTTTCCTTGCCCGATAGCGCGGCAGTGACGGGTGCCATCACGGACGATGACGGCATTTTTGAAATGCAGGCCAAACCCGGCACCTATTTTCTGCGGGCGCAGTTCCTCTCTTATCGCACGAAATATGTTTGGGACATCAATCTCGCGACAGATACTGATTTGGGCACCATATTGCTCTCTTCGGATGCCAACACCTTGGATGAGGTGATTATTCGGGCCGAAAAAAGCCAGGTACAGTTCGATTTGGACAAGAAGGTGTACAACGTGGGTAAAGACTTGGTAAACAAGGGCGGCACGGCGGCGGAAGTGCTTGACAATGTGCCGTCGGTGACGGTGGACGTGGAGGGCAACGTGAGTCTGAGAGGTAGCGAAAGCGTGCGTATCTTGATAGACGGGCGCCCCTCTGGTTTGGTGAGCTTTGGCTCCAATGGATTGCGCAACTTGCCTGCCAACATGATAGACCGCGTGGAGGTGATTACCAATCCCTCGGCGCGATATGAAGCCGAAGGGATGGCGGGCATTATCAACATCGTGCTGAAAAAAGAGCAGCAGCGCGGGCTGAACGGCTCGTTCGACCTCACGGTGGGGCAGCCGGATGAATATGGCGCCACTTTCAACCTGAACTACCGCCGCAACAAGCTCAATCTATTTTCCAACTACGGCATTCGATATCGCAACAGCCCGGGTAGCGGCAGCCAGTATCAGGAGTTCTATGCGGACAACACGACATTCATCACTGAACAAACCAGCAGACGAATGCGCGGCGGATTGTCGAATAGCGCCCGATTTGGGGCCGATTATTATATCACTCCAAAAGACATTTTCACCACTGCGTTCTCGTGGCAGTACAGTGACCAACTGAATACCAACGTCATCGAGTATCGCGATTATCTCAATAGCCTCAACAACCCGACGGGCATCACGCGCCGCACGGACAACGAAACGGAGACAGAGCCTAATCTGGAATACTCGCTGACTTACAAAAAGATATTTCAGGGGAAAGGCCACGAACTCACCGCTGATTTCCGCTATCAGGACAACACCGAAACAGAAAAATCGGATTTCAGAGAGGTGTATTTCAGTCCAGATTGGCAGCCCTCGGGCCGCCCAGACCTGTTGCAACGCTCCTTGAACAAGGAAGGCGAATTCAACCGTGTCCTGCAAGTGGACTATGTGCGCCCGATGGGAAAGGAAGGAAAATTTGAAGCCGGGGCGCGGGCTGGCCTGCGCGACATTCGCAACGACTTCTTGGTGGAGACCCTCGAAGATGCGACTTGGCTGCCCCTTCCGGGCTTGAGCAACAACGTGCTTTACGATGAGAACATCTATGCCGTCTATGGGATGATGGGCAACAAAGCCAACAGATTCTCATGGCAAGGCGGCCTGCGCGTGGAGACATCCGACGTGAAAACCGAGCTGTTGCAAACCAACGAAATAAACGCCCGGCCGCTCTACACCAACTTGTTTCCAAGTGCCCACTTGGGCTACGATTTGTTCAACGAAAACACCCTGCAAATCAGCTATAGCCGTCGCATCCGTCGCCCCCATTTCCGTGAGTTGAACCCCTTCACCACCTTCAGCGATGCCCGCAACTATTGGGGCGGCAATCCAAACTTGGAGCCTGAATACACCGATGCCTACGAAATCGGGCACCTCAAACGCTGGGAAAAAGGCTCGCTCAACTCGTCAGTCTATTATCGCTTCACGACCAACGTGATAGAGCGGATTCGTACCCAACTTTCCGACACCTCCGCCATCACTCGGCCCTTCAACCTGTCGCAACGCAATGACTTTGGCCTTGAGTTCACTGGCTCTTATGAGCCGTTTCGGATTTGGAAACTCAACGGCAACCTCAACTTTTTTCGCTCCATCACCGATGGCGAACTGGAGGGCCAGCAGTTCAATGCCGACACCTACACATGGTTTGGGCGACTGAACTCGCGCCTGACCATCTTGAAAAAAATTGACCTTCAAACCACCTTCAACTATCGCGCGCCGCGCCAAACGACGCAAGGCCGCGCCAAAGCACTTTATCACCTCGACCTCGGCGCGAGCATGGATTTTCTGAACAACAACGGCACGCTCACGCTCAGTGTCCGGGACTTGTTCAACACCCGTCGCTGGCGCGGCATCACCTCCGGCGCTGATTTCTATACCGAAAATGATTTTCAATGGCGTGCCAGACAGGTGAATCTTACTTTCAGCTACCGCCTCAACAAGGCAAAAGAACGCGCCAAAGAACGCGAGCACGACGGCGGCGGCGGAGAGTATTGA